In Notamacropus eugenii isolate mMacEug1 chromosome 1, mMacEug1.pri_v2, whole genome shotgun sequence, one genomic interval encodes:
- the TSNAXIP1 gene encoding translin-associated factor X-interacting protein 1 isoform X1 — MALPRPKGDTTLSQATVREHPALPTVRATYNPLSEVKNLHKRKIFQHRKTPPLHFSVGGRLSSWPAYASAQAILQNRKPCSTTDKTGARDKPSITISKPRYLEQLENYLRKELLLLDMTKENALELKLQPYREIFEFFIEDFKTYKPLLSSIKNAYEVTLAHFREKIRSLEPLKAMLVNVSEDCNEKILAIRAEERYEIKMLKKEKINLLKLIDKKNEEKISLQTQVSKLRKNLAEEYLHFLNERDARRILIADLNELRYQREDMSLAQSPDVWGEDPVKLTLALKMARQDLTKTQKELNTMKANFGDVVPRRDFEMEEKRNKELFEMVESLKTDFEEIRKEYDTLLQVHMTIVRDRDEFYNELQEIQRTSTPRPNWSKCEDVISGGQERWQFLSEGKSSDQLVDVLLEEIGSGLLQERETFQGLGSTEDIPEFLRSGGFVRNKKLSKKEVVDIIKDVWKERMAEDQKEKTSTLAQFFLNYLKKRFGDASAMDWSYTIFENVKLFHSSEVMKQFHDVLTGKVEENVYVGQRELVSYLLKELNNSDIQNEGNLTLEQFSTVLKNAFPLKTDEQIQELLELAKVQLEGIPQDVIHYRLLFTEDELGASGPFIHKLWDQAQNEKQAYLLELETELGPNKVAEITPEQLRQALMSIDPSLDEQTLDSYVSQAFQTPIAELEPDCVQEEEVLLARLQNAAIKRMGPRELEPGS, encoded by the exons ATGGCTCTCCCTCGGCCTAAAGGCGATACTACCTTGTCCCAAGCGACAGTGAG AGAACATCCTGCTCTGCCTACGGTACGTGCAACATACAACCCTCTCTCAGAAGTTAAGAATCTCCATAAACGGAAGATCTTTCAGCACCGCAAAACACCA CCACTTCATTTTTCTGTGGGTGGCCGTCTCTCCTCATGGCCTGCATATGCCAGTGCACAAGCTATCTTACAAAACCGAAAACCCTGCTCCACCACCGACAAAACAGG GGCCAGAGACAAGCCCTCAATCACCATTTCAAAGCCCAGATACCTGGAACAACTAGAGAATTACCTGAGGAAAGAGTTGCTTCTTCTGGATATGACGAAAGAAAACGCTCTGGAGCTCAAGCTCCAG CCTTACAGGGAAATCTTTGAATTCTTTATAGAGGACTTCAAAACCTACAAGCCCCTCTTGTCTTCCATAAAGAATGCATATGAAGTTACACTAG CTCACTTTAGGGAGAAGATTCGGTCTCTGGAGCCACTGAAAGCCATGCTGGTCAATGTGTCTGAAGACTGCAATGAAAAAATCTTGGCTATCAGGGCAGAGGAGAGATATGAAATCAAAatgttgaagaaagagaaaattaaccTATTAAAGCTCATTGACAAAAAGAACGAAGAAAAGATCTCTCTGCAAACTCAA GTGAGCAAGCTCCGGAAAAACTTGGCAGAGGAATATCTTCATTTCCTTAATGAACGAGATGCCAGAAGGATCCTCATTGCTGATCTTAATGAGCTTCGATATCAGCGGGAAGACATGTCCCTTGCCCAATCTCCAG ATGTGTGGGGAGAAGACCCTGTAAAGTTAACCCTGGCTTTGAAGATGGCTCGTCAAGACCTCACCAAAACTCAGAAGGAACTGAACACAATGAAGGCAAATTTTGGTGATGTTGTCCCCAGGAGGGACTttgaaatggaggagaaaagaaacaaggagtTATTTGAAATG GTGGAGAGCTTAAAAACTGACTTTGAAGAGATACGAAAGGAGTATGACACACTGCTACAGGTTCACATGACAATTGTAAGGGATAGGGATGAATTCTACAATGAACTACAAGAGATACAACGGACATCCACTCCCAGGCCCAACTGGTCCAAGTGTGAAG ATGTGATATCTGGGGGACAAGAACGCTGGCAATTTTTGTCTGAAGGGAAAAGCAGCGACCAGCTTGTTGATGTGCTGCTAGAAGAGATTGGTTCAGGACTTCTCCAAGAAAGGGAGACCTTCCAAGGCCTG GGCTCCACTGAAGACATTCCAGAGTTCCTTCGGTCTGGAGGGTTTGTCCGAAACAAAAAGCTAAGCAAAAAGGAAGTGGTGGACATTATCAAAGATGTCTGGAAAGAGCGGATGGCTGAAGACCAG AAAGAGAAGACATCCACTTTGGCCCAGTTTTTCCTCAACTACCTGAAAAAACGGTTTGGGGATGCCTCTGCCATGGACTGGTCTTACACAATTTTTGAAAATGTCAAACTCTTTCACTCCAGTGAGGTCATGAAGCAGTTCCATGATGTCCTCACAGGAAAG GTAGAAGAAAACGTGTACGTTGGCCAGAGAGAACTCGTGTCCTATCTGCTGAAGGAGTTGAACAACAGTGATATCCAAAACGAGGGAAACCTCACCTTAGAACAGTTCAG CACAGTGCTCAAGAACGCCTTCCCTCTCAAGACAGATGAACAGATTCAGGAGTTGCTGGAGTTGGCAAAGGTCCAGTTAGAGGGCATCCCCCAAGATGTCATTCACTACCGACTTTTGTTTACTGAG GATGAATTGGGTGCGTCAGGGCCTTTCATTCATAAACTGTGGGACCAGGCTCAGAATGAGAAGCAGGCCTATCTGCTGGAACTGGAGACGGAACTTGGTCCTAACAA GGTCGCTGAGATAACCCCAGAACAGCTGCGCCAGGCCCTGATGTCCATTGACCCCTCTCTGGATGAGCAAACCCTGGACAGCTACGTGAGCCAGGCCTTCCAGACCCCGATAGCAgaattggagccagattgtgtcCAGGAAGAAGAAGTTCTGCTAGCCCGCTTACAGAATGCAGCCATCAAGCGCATGGGCCCTCGGGAGCTTGAGCCAGGTTCCTAG
- the TSNAXIP1 gene encoding translin-associated factor X-interacting protein 1 isoform X2, translating into MARQDLTKTQKELNTMKANFGDVVPRRDFEMEEKRNKELFEMVESLKTDFEEIRKEYDTLLQVHMTIVRDRDEFYNELQEIQRTSTPRPNWSKCEDVISGGQERWQFLSEGKSSDQLVDVLLEEIGSGLLQERETFQGLGSTEDIPEFLRSGGFVRNKKLSKKEVVDIIKDVWKERMAEDQKEKTSTLAQFFLNYLKKRFGDASAMDWSYTIFENVKLFHSSEVMKQFHDVLTGKVEENVYVGQRELVSYLLKELNNSDIQNEGNLTLEQFSTVLKNAFPLKTDEQIQELLELAKVQLEGIPQDVIHYRLLFTEDELGASGPFIHKLWDQAQNEKQAYLLELETELGPNKVAEITPEQLRQALMSIDPSLDEQTLDSYVSQAFQTPIAELEPDCVQEEEVLLARLQNAAIKRMGPRELEPGS; encoded by the exons ATGGCTCGTCAAGACCTCACCAAAACTCAGAAGGAACTGAACACAATGAAGGCAAATTTTGGTGATGTTGTCCCCAGGAGGGACTttgaaatggaggagaaaagaaacaaggagtTATTTGAAATG GTGGAGAGCTTAAAAACTGACTTTGAAGAGATACGAAAGGAGTATGACACACTGCTACAGGTTCACATGACAATTGTAAGGGATAGGGATGAATTCTACAATGAACTACAAGAGATACAACGGACATCCACTCCCAGGCCCAACTGGTCCAAGTGTGAAG ATGTGATATCTGGGGGACAAGAACGCTGGCAATTTTTGTCTGAAGGGAAAAGCAGCGACCAGCTTGTTGATGTGCTGCTAGAAGAGATTGGTTCAGGACTTCTCCAAGAAAGGGAGACCTTCCAAGGCCTG GGCTCCACTGAAGACATTCCAGAGTTCCTTCGGTCTGGAGGGTTTGTCCGAAACAAAAAGCTAAGCAAAAAGGAAGTGGTGGACATTATCAAAGATGTCTGGAAAGAGCGGATGGCTGAAGACCAG AAAGAGAAGACATCCACTTTGGCCCAGTTTTTCCTCAACTACCTGAAAAAACGGTTTGGGGATGCCTCTGCCATGGACTGGTCTTACACAATTTTTGAAAATGTCAAACTCTTTCACTCCAGTGAGGTCATGAAGCAGTTCCATGATGTCCTCACAGGAAAG GTAGAAGAAAACGTGTACGTTGGCCAGAGAGAACTCGTGTCCTATCTGCTGAAGGAGTTGAACAACAGTGATATCCAAAACGAGGGAAACCTCACCTTAGAACAGTTCAG CACAGTGCTCAAGAACGCCTTCCCTCTCAAGACAGATGAACAGATTCAGGAGTTGCTGGAGTTGGCAAAGGTCCAGTTAGAGGGCATCCCCCAAGATGTCATTCACTACCGACTTTTGTTTACTGAG GATGAATTGGGTGCGTCAGGGCCTTTCATTCATAAACTGTGGGACCAGGCTCAGAATGAGAAGCAGGCCTATCTGCTGGAACTGGAGACGGAACTTGGTCCTAACAA GGTCGCTGAGATAACCCCAGAACAGCTGCGCCAGGCCCTGATGTCCATTGACCCCTCTCTGGATGAGCAAACCCTGGACAGCTACGTGAGCCAGGCCTTCCAGACCCCGATAGCAgaattggagccagattgtgtcCAGGAAGAAGAAGTTCTGCTAGCCCGCTTACAGAATGCAGCCATCAAGCGCATGGGCCCTCGGGAGCTTGAGCCAGGTTCCTAG
- the CENPT gene encoding centromere protein T isoform X2, producing MAFVPDNEGTTRTLLHHVLETQPVSSPVSSNTRSRSLSTSTDRSSGSRRDNLRRTLLSKQAKTAPAQPKNIGANGQLCVELYNILEEGTPRTLLKKILQTASEASVLVPALVNSQEPQPVELQKESKWNSLELQLPELEPSVTVAPRLLVQSRKKRCLRVSEFEQEVDQGLAVASDLTGEQPASANKSSVTRSFNLTLATLMPPESVKRPGLARRPPTRKTIDMEAFEERLKDIPLTHLSGPGKPTKSGTKSRSQNTSFSASSMSIGTRTRPCTETPSQNSCFSAHSLPARSSISREARAKSVVAHQVEEEEERSVDEEAKESDEDTEIPQRTAISELSVKTPEFLRAKRYHSLSQPTSPVPPNTNTTRLPSKLPQAKRAPKRRAPGPQQPRDPHKAGLNNYCKVFRFYAKIPMEKSASEALVKCLDQYFRTLCDDLETFAHHAGRKTVLLADLELLMRRQGLVTDDVPLYVLVERYLPLEYRRLLIPCAASGNSVFPAG from the exons ATGGCATTTGTCCCTGACAATGAAGGGACCACTCGGACTCTGCTCCATCATGTGCTAGAGACTCAGCCTGTAAGCTCCCCGGTCTCATCTAACACTAGGTCAAG AAGTCTTTCCACATCTACAGACCGTTCCAGCGGAAGCCGACGTGACAATTTGCGCCGGACTCTTCTGAGTAAGCAAGCAAAG ACTGCACCTGCTCAGCCAAAAAACATTGGAGCTAATGGTCAGCTCTGTGTTGAGCTCTATAACATCTTGGAAGAAGGCACACCCAGGACTCTTCTGAAGAAAATCCTGCAGACTG CTTCAGAAGCCTCTGTCCTGGTACCAGCGCTGGTGAATTCACAGGAGCCACAACCTGTTGAGTTACAGAAGGAAAGCAAGTGGAACAG CCTGGAGTTGCAGCTTCCTGAGCTGGAGCCCTCTGTGACCGTAGCTCCAAGGCTGCTGGTCCAAAGCAGGAAGAAGCGATGCCTTAGAGTGTCTGAGTTTGAACAGGAAGTAGACCAAGGACTTGCTGTTGCTTCAG ATCTCACTGGAGAGCAGCCAGCTTCAGCCAACAAGTCCTCTGTGACCAG GTCCTTTAATCTGACCTTGGCCACACTTATGCCCCCTGAGTCTGTAAAGAGGCCTGGCTTGGCCCGAAGGCCCCCAACCCGTAAGACAATTGACATGGAAGCATTTGAAGAAAGACTGAAGGACATACCACTGACTCATCTCTCAG GTCCTGGGAAACCAACGAAGTCTGGTACAAAAAGTCGAAGTCAAAATACTTCCTTTTCTGCCAGCTCCATGTCTATTGGAACACGAACCAGACCTTGTACGGAAACACCAAGTCAAAACAGTTGCTTTTCTGCTCACTCTTTACCTGCTAGAAGCAGCATCTCCAGGGAAGCCAGAGCAAAGTCAGTTGTGGCTCATcaagtagaagaggaagaagagagatcgGTGGATGAGGAGGCAAAAGAGTCTGACGAGGACACAGAAATCCCCCAAAGGACTG ccatCTCAGAACTTAGTGTGAAGACACCAGAATTTCTCCGGGCCAAACGATATCATTCCCTTTCACAGCCTACCTCCCCAGTACCTCCTAATACTAACACTACCCG gtTGCCCTCCAAGCTTCCCCAGGCCAAACGTGCTCCTAAACGCCGTGCCCCAGGCCCTCAGCAACCCCGTGATCCACACAAAGCTGGCTTGAACAATTACTGCAAAGTTTTCCGCTTCTATGCCAAAATTCCTATGGAGAAGTCAGCCTCTGAGGCCCTGGTGAAGTG CTTGGACCAGTATTTCAGGACACTTTGTGATGACCTAGAGACCTTTGCTCACCATGCAGGCCGAAAAACTGTGCTGTTGGCTGACTTGGAGCTGTTGATGAGGCG GCAGGGCCTAGTGACCGATGATGTTCCCCTCTATGTGCTTGTGGAGAGATACCTGCCCTTGGAGTACCGGAGGCTGCTCATCCCTTGTGCAGCCAGTGGCAATTCTGTCTTCCCTGCTGGGTAG
- the CENPT gene encoding centromere protein T isoform X1, with amino-acid sequence MAFVPDNEGTTRTLLHHVLETQPVSSPVSSNTRSSRSLSTSTDRSSGSRRDNLRRTLLSKQAKTAPAQPKNIGANGQLCVELYNILEEGTPRTLLKKILQTASEASVLVPALVNSQEPQPVELQKESKWNSLELQLPELEPSVTVAPRLLVQSRKKRCLRVSEFEQEVDQGLAVASDLTGEQPASANKSSVTRSFNLTLATLMPPESVKRPGLARRPPTRKTIDMEAFEERLKDIPLTHLSGPGKPTKSGTKSRSQNTSFSASSMSIGTRTRPCTETPSQNSCFSAHSLPARSSISREARAKSVVAHQVEEEEERSVDEEAKESDEDTEIPQRTAISELSVKTPEFLRAKRYHSLSQPTSPVPPNTNTTRLPSKLPQAKRAPKRRAPGPQQPRDPHKAGLNNYCKVFRFYAKIPMEKSASEALVKCLDQYFRTLCDDLETFAHHAGRKTVLLADLELLMRRQGLVTDDVPLYVLVERYLPLEYRRLLIPCAASGNSVFPAG; translated from the exons ATGGCATTTGTCCCTGACAATGAAGGGACCACTCGGACTCTGCTCCATCATGTGCTAGAGACTCAGCCTGTAAGCTCCCCGGTCTCATCTAACACTAGGTCAAG CAGAAGTCTTTCCACATCTACAGACCGTTCCAGCGGAAGCCGACGTGACAATTTGCGCCGGACTCTTCTGAGTAAGCAAGCAAAG ACTGCACCTGCTCAGCCAAAAAACATTGGAGCTAATGGTCAGCTCTGTGTTGAGCTCTATAACATCTTGGAAGAAGGCACACCCAGGACTCTTCTGAAGAAAATCCTGCAGACTG CTTCAGAAGCCTCTGTCCTGGTACCAGCGCTGGTGAATTCACAGGAGCCACAACCTGTTGAGTTACAGAAGGAAAGCAAGTGGAACAG CCTGGAGTTGCAGCTTCCTGAGCTGGAGCCCTCTGTGACCGTAGCTCCAAGGCTGCTGGTCCAAAGCAGGAAGAAGCGATGCCTTAGAGTGTCTGAGTTTGAACAGGAAGTAGACCAAGGACTTGCTGTTGCTTCAG ATCTCACTGGAGAGCAGCCAGCTTCAGCCAACAAGTCCTCTGTGACCAG GTCCTTTAATCTGACCTTGGCCACACTTATGCCCCCTGAGTCTGTAAAGAGGCCTGGCTTGGCCCGAAGGCCCCCAACCCGTAAGACAATTGACATGGAAGCATTTGAAGAAAGACTGAAGGACATACCACTGACTCATCTCTCAG GTCCTGGGAAACCAACGAAGTCTGGTACAAAAAGTCGAAGTCAAAATACTTCCTTTTCTGCCAGCTCCATGTCTATTGGAACACGAACCAGACCTTGTACGGAAACACCAAGTCAAAACAGTTGCTTTTCTGCTCACTCTTTACCTGCTAGAAGCAGCATCTCCAGGGAAGCCAGAGCAAAGTCAGTTGTGGCTCATcaagtagaagaggaagaagagagatcgGTGGATGAGGAGGCAAAAGAGTCTGACGAGGACACAGAAATCCCCCAAAGGACTG ccatCTCAGAACTTAGTGTGAAGACACCAGAATTTCTCCGGGCCAAACGATATCATTCCCTTTCACAGCCTACCTCCCCAGTACCTCCTAATACTAACACTACCCG gtTGCCCTCCAAGCTTCCCCAGGCCAAACGTGCTCCTAAACGCCGTGCCCCAGGCCCTCAGCAACCCCGTGATCCACACAAAGCTGGCTTGAACAATTACTGCAAAGTTTTCCGCTTCTATGCCAAAATTCCTATGGAGAAGTCAGCCTCTGAGGCCCTGGTGAAGTG CTTGGACCAGTATTTCAGGACACTTTGTGATGACCTAGAGACCTTTGCTCACCATGCAGGCCGAAAAACTGTGCTGTTGGCTGACTTGGAGCTGTTGATGAGGCG GCAGGGCCTAGTGACCGATGATGTTCCCCTCTATGTGCTTGTGGAGAGATACCTGCCCTTGGAGTACCGGAGGCTGCTCATCCCTTGTGCAGCCAGTGGCAATTCTGTCTTCCCTGCTGGGTAG